Below is a genomic region from Streptomyces roseoviridis.
GGTGATCCGGCGCGGCCCGCCGGCCGCCGCCTCCTGCGTCCTCGCAGCCTGACGCGGACCGCTCCAGCGGGGGTGGGTCCGCGGCCGTCCGCGCCCGCGCGCGCGGAACGTACACCTGCCCTTCGACGTCTTCCGGACGCCCGTCCGCGGATCTCTGTCCGGCCGATGTCTTCCGCACCTCTCCTTCGAGCTGGAGTGTCTTTGCCATGAGCGTTTTCCGTACGCAGCCGTCCTTCCGTACGCAGCCGTCGTCCCGTACGCAGCCGTCGTCCCGTACGCAGCCGTCCGGGTCTTTCCTCGCCCGCGCCGCCGTCGCCGGTGGCGTGGCCGCCTCGTCGGTGCTGCTGCTCTCCGGCACCGCGTTCGCGCACGTGAGCGTGCAGCCGCAGGGCGAGGCCGCCAAGGGCGGTTACGCGACCGTCAACGTGAAGGTGCCGAACGAGCGCGACAACGCCTCCACCGTCAAGGTCGAGATCAACTTCCCGACCGACCACCCGCTGGCCTCCGTGATGCCGCAGCCGGTCCCCGGCTGGAAGGTCGAGGTCACCCGGGCGAAGCTCGCCAAGCCGCTGGAGCTGCACGGCAAGAAGATCAACGAGGCCGTCGCCAAGGTCACCTGGACCGCGGACGGTTCGAAGATCGGTCCCGGCCAGTTCCAGCAGTTCCCGCTGTCCCTCGGCCGCCTGCCGGAGGACGCCGACCGGCTCGTCCTCAAGGCGATCCAGACCTACGACAACAACGAGGTCGTCCGCTGGATCGAGGAGCCCAAGGAGGGCGCCGCCGAGCCCGAGAGCCCGGCTCCGGTCCTGAAGCTGTCCGCCGCTGCCGACGACCACCACGGCGGCGCCGCCCAGCCCGCCGACGACGACAAGAGCGACAAGAGCGACAAGAGCGGGAAGGACGACGGGCACGAGAAGGCCGCGGACGCCGACTCGACCGACACCGCCGCCCGGGTGCTCGCCGTCGTCGGCATCCTCGTGGGCCTGGCCGGAGTCGCCTTCGGTGTCCTCGCCGGCCGCCGCCGCTCGGCCTGACGGCCTGACGGACTGACGCCCCCTCACCCGAATCTCCGAAAGAACACCATGTCCGACAACACCACAGACGGCGGCCGTCCCGGCCGCCGTGCCCCGCTGGTCGTCGCCGCCGTGGCGATCGTCGCGGCGATCGGCATCACGGCCACCGTCGTGCTCGGCGGCGGTGACGACCGGGCCTCCGGCACCGGCAGCGCGCCGGTCGCCGAGGTCTCCGGCGGCACCGACCCCGCCGAGGCCGCCACCGTCCTCGACCGGCCCTTCGCCAAGCCCGACCTCGTCCTCACGGACACCAAGGGCCAGAAGTTCGACCTGCGCGAGCGCACCAAGGGCAAGCCGACGCTGATCTACTTCGGCTACACCCACTGCCCGGACGTCTGCCCGCTGACCATGAGCAACATCGCCGTCGCGCGCAAGCAGCTGCCCAAGGCGGACCAGGACAAGCTCCAGGTCGTCTTCGTCACCACCGACCCGGAGCGGGACACCGCCGCCGAGCTCGGCAAGTGGCTGCCGGCCGCCGGCGACCCGTCCTTCGTGGGGCTGACCGGCGACTTCTCGGCGATCCAGGCCGGTGCCCGCTCGATCGGCATCGGCATCGACCCGCCGAAGAAGGAGAAGGACGGCAGCGTCGTCTCCATGCACGGCGCCCAGGTGATCGCCTTCTCGCCGACGACCGACCAGGGCTACGTCCTGTACGGCGAGGACACCACCGCCGAGCAGTACGCCGAGGACCTGCCGAAGCTCATCAAGGGGGAGAACCCGTGACCCGCCGCACCACCGCCCTGTCCGCCGCCGTCGCCCTGGCCGCCGCGCTCGCGCTGACCGGCTGCTCGTCGAAGGACAGCGGGCCCGAACTCAAGGTGAGCGGCGCGTTCATGCCCCAGCCCGTGATGGACATGGCGGGCGGCTTCCTCACCATCACCAACAGCGGCGACACCGCCGACAAGCTCACCTCCGTCACGAGCGGCATCTCGGACGACGTCCAGATCCACGAGACGAAGAACCAGAAGATGCGGAAGGTGGAGTCCTTCGACATCCCGGCGAACGGCGAGCTGAAGCTCGAACGCGGCGGCAACCACATCATGTTCATGGGGCTGAAGCAGAAGCCGAAGCAGGGCGAGAAGGTCTCCATCGAGCTGCACTTCGAGAAGTCCGACCCGATCGAGGTCGAGCTTCCCGTCGAGGCGCCCCACCACAACCCGAAGCAGCACTGAGCTCGCCCAAGGACGTGACACGACCCATGACGACCACCGCCCCGCGCCTCGGGCCCGCCCTCGCCCGGCTGCTGCTCGTCGCCGCCGCGCTCCTGGGCACGCTGCTCGCCGCCGCGGGCCCCGCGTCCGCGCACGCGGCGCTGACCGGCAGCGACCCGCAGGACGGGGCGGTGGTCGCCACCGCCCCCAAGGAGGTCAACCTCACCTTCTCCGAGCAGGTCGCCATGAGCGACGACTCCATCCGGGTCCTCGACCCGTCGGGAAAGCGCGTCGACACCGGCGAGATGCGCGACCTGTGCAGCGGCTCGATCGTCCGCTACGGGGTCGCCCTGCGGCCCGGACTGCCCGACGGCACCTACACCGTGGCCTGGCAGACCGTCTCCGCCGACAGCCACCCGATCGCCGGCGCCTTCACCTTCTCCATCGGCGCCCCGTCCAAGACCTCCGTCGCCCTGCCCGACACGGCCGTGGGCGGCGGACTCGTCGGCGCGCTGTACGGGACCGCGCGCTACCTCTCGTACGCCGCCTTCGTCGTCCTCGTCGGCGGCGGCGCCTTCGTCCTGGTCTGCTGGCCGCGCGGGGCCGCCGTGCGCCCGGTGCAGCGGCTCGTGGTCCGCGGCTGGCTGGCCCTCACCGCGGCCACCCTCGCGCTGCTGCTGCTCCGGCACCCGTACACCCGGACCGGCCGGCTCGGTGACGTCTTCGACCTGGGCGGGCTGCGGGCCGTCCTGGAGACCAAGACCGGCGCCGCGCTCTCCTCACGGCTGCTGCTCCTCGGCGCGGCGGCGCTCTTCGTGGCCGTGCTGTTCGGCGCGTACGCCCGGCGGTCGGACGAGAAGGAGCACCGGGACCTGACGTTCGGGCTCGCCATCGGCGGCTCGGTCGTGGCGGCCGGCATCGCCGGTACGTGGGCGCTCGCCGAGCACGCCTCGACCGGGATCCAGACCGGCATCGCCATGCCGGTCGACATCCTGCACCTGCTGGCGGTCGCGGCCTGGCTGGGCGGCCTGACCGCCCTGCTCGTCGCCCTCCAGTGGGGCCCGCCGGTGGAACGGTCGGCGGTCGAGCGCTACTCGAAGGTGGCGTTCGGCTCGGTGGTCGTCCTGGCGGTCACCGGCGTCTACCAGTCCTGGCGGCAGGTCGGCACCTGGTCGGCGCTGACCGACACCCGGTACGGGCAGCTGCTCCTGGTCAAGATCGGCCTGGTCGCCGTGCTCGTGGGAATCGGCTGGGTCTCGCGCCGCTGGGTGCGGCGGCTCGGGGAACCGGCGGAGGAGACGGCAGGGACCGCGAAGGCGGACCCCGCCGACGCCGGGGCCTCGGCCGATGCCGGAGCCGAGACCGACGGGGCCGAGGCCGGGGCCAAGACCGACGGGGCCCATGCCGGAGCCGAGGCCGACGGGGTGCGGGAAGCCGACGCCGAGGCCGAGGCCGGTGCGGACGCCGACGCGGACGCGGACACGGACACCGACGCGGACACCGACGCGGACACGGACGGCGTCGACCCCGAGCGGGCCGCGCAGCTCGCGCGGCAGCGGGCCGCCGTCGCCGTCGCCCGGCGGAAGAAGGAGCGGGACGCCGACCCCGAGCGGGCCGGACTGCGCCGTTCCGTGCTCACGGAAGCCGCCGTCGCCGTGGTGCTGCTCGCGGTGACGACCGTGCTGACCTCCACGGAGCCCGCCCGTACCGAGGAGGCGGCCGGCAGGAGCGGCTCCTCGGCCGGCACCGCCGCCGTGCCCGACCGCCCGATCGACGTCCGGCTGCCCTTCGACACCGGCGGCGTCGACGGCAAGGGCACGGTCCAGATCACCCTGGCGCCGGGCCGGGCGGGCGCCAACGCGCTGCACCTCTATGTGCTGCGGCCCAACGGCCGGGCGCTGGACGTTCCCGAGGTAAAGCTCGCCTTCACCCTCAAGGAGAAGAACGTCGGCCCGCTTCCGGTCCTGCCCGACCGGATCCAGACCGGACACTGGACGGCGAGCGGCGTCCAGCTGCCGATGTCGGGCGAGTGGCTGATGCAGGTGACGATCCGCACCTCCGACATCGACCAGACCACCATCGAGAAGAACGTGAAGATCGGCTGACCCGTGAGCGACGAGAGTCCCGTGAGCAACGAGAGTATGGAGATGTCCCGCCGGCGCGTGCTCGGCACCGTCGGTGCGGCCGGAGCGGCCGGACTGATGATCGGCGCGGCCGGAGGTGCCGGGATCTCCGCGTCGGTGTCCGACGGCGGGTCCGCGTCCGGAGGGGCGGTCCCGCTCACCGCGGTCGGTGCGACCGAGGTGATGTTTCACGGGAAACATCAAGCGGGGATCACCACTCCGCTTCAGGCCCGCGGCCACCTGGTCGCCTTCGACCTCGTGCCCGGCGCGGGCCGCAAGGAGGCCGCCGCGCTGCTGCGCCGCTGGTCGGCCACGGCCGGGGCGCTGATGGCGGGCAAGCCCTCGACCGATGACACGGGCATCGCCCTGGACGCCGGCCCCTCGTCCCTGACGGTCACCTTCGGCTTCGGCCGCACCTTCTTCGACCGCACCGGGCTGGCC
It encodes:
- a CDS encoding copper chaperone PCu(A)C, which gives rise to MTRRTTALSAAVALAAALALTGCSSKDSGPELKVSGAFMPQPVMDMAGGFLTITNSGDTADKLTSVTSGISDDVQIHETKNQKMRKVESFDIPANGELKLERGGNHIMFMGLKQKPKQGEKVSIELHFEKSDPIEVELPVEAPHHNPKQH
- a CDS encoding YcnI family protein; protein product: MSVFRTQPSFRTQPSSRTQPSSRTQPSGSFLARAAVAGGVAASSVLLLSGTAFAHVSVQPQGEAAKGGYATVNVKVPNERDNASTVKVEINFPTDHPLASVMPQPVPGWKVEVTRAKLAKPLELHGKKINEAVAKVTWTADGSKIGPGQFQQFPLSLGRLPEDADRLVLKAIQTYDNNEVVRWIEEPKEGAAEPESPAPVLKLSAAADDHHGGAAQPADDDKSDKSDKSGKDDGHEKAADADSTDTAARVLAVVGILVGLAGVAFGVLAGRRRSA
- a CDS encoding SCO family protein, translating into MSDNTTDGGRPGRRAPLVVAAVAIVAAIGITATVVLGGGDDRASGTGSAPVAEVSGGTDPAEAATVLDRPFAKPDLVLTDTKGQKFDLRERTKGKPTLIYFGYTHCPDVCPLTMSNIAVARKQLPKADQDKLQVVFVTTDPERDTAAELGKWLPAAGDPSFVGLTGDFSAIQAGARSIGIGIDPPKKEKDGSVVSMHGAQVIAFSPTTDQGYVLYGEDTTAEQYAEDLPKLIKGENP
- a CDS encoding copper resistance protein CopC translates to MTTTAPRLGPALARLLLVAAALLGTLLAAAGPASAHAALTGSDPQDGAVVATAPKEVNLTFSEQVAMSDDSIRVLDPSGKRVDTGEMRDLCSGSIVRYGVALRPGLPDGTYTVAWQTVSADSHPIAGAFTFSIGAPSKTSVALPDTAVGGGLVGALYGTARYLSYAAFVVLVGGGAFVLVCWPRGAAVRPVQRLVVRGWLALTAATLALLLLRHPYTRTGRLGDVFDLGGLRAVLETKTGAALSSRLLLLGAAALFVAVLFGAYARRSDEKEHRDLTFGLAIGGSVVAAGIAGTWALAEHASTGIQTGIAMPVDILHLLAVAAWLGGLTALLVALQWGPPVERSAVERYSKVAFGSVVVLAVTGVYQSWRQVGTWSALTDTRYGQLLLVKIGLVAVLVGIGWVSRRWVRRLGEPAEETAGTAKADPADAGASADAGAETDGAEAGAKTDGAHAGAEADGVREADAEAEAGADADADADTDTDADTDADTDGVDPERAAQLARQRAAVAVARRKKERDADPERAGLRRSVLTEAAVAVVLLAVTTVLTSTEPARTEEAAGRSGSSAGTAAVPDRPIDVRLPFDTGGVDGKGTVQITLAPGRAGANALHLYVLRPNGRALDVPEVKLAFTLKEKNVGPLPVLPDRIQTGHWTASGVQLPMSGEWLMQVTIRTSDIDQTTIEKNVKIG